A genomic region of Venturia canescens isolate UGA chromosome 7, ASM1945775v1, whole genome shotgun sequence contains the following coding sequences:
- the LOC122412913 gene encoding uncharacterized protein KIAA2013 homolog isoform X1 has protein sequence MRGYVCATYITATRDPIAMCKMRASGMFDAYEFSKRMRRIIDGNYSYRKILLLVILVGGIILYCGPSLAKWLYSSNTVEIKAFQDHCIEERLDNFRVDAAEYNLNILHDPPLETEHKYLPYIGNGIFAIPINTDGRLYIKNQKTLSLALRWRPLVSYSISQGSLLRETTVTHFVDGIVHRYQCFSDGYYIHSQYYAHRVLDGILVQDINIGNPSSLSQEIFFQLLINKHKSGFEESPVKISIDDAVHEFTMASAFVPSSEANKMIAVSILYKEPPKSIQLKARTSEKLTFFTSIQYSEPLVAKLYQVERTMTEKRCIDMMRRALLKHEKSLRDEHVDAWRSYWHTGLRISDSKAKDSLNGHKINSTMYYVLSQIPKSSTDLEKVIANNEDCYRGHHTLEAPRLWEDTGGIEGVNSVTRAWLITLEKQECHRLMTGGPAAVQQAMVLSLGGLRFSNQHLEFNIDPQYLHRDYLFRRISYGNVTHLNISVTVGDDNRAILGVALDRSDSTYFACDAGCLDDPVPLTQSYTNFPVKLTKPLTAILYVTSDYQHMQVLRNVLHVHAVDEAPAHDHHLMALHKHGHQLGGLPTFFWVSICFLIVVFHLFLFKIIITEYWGHQDRQRTRNYKI, from the exons ATGCGAGGTTATGTTTGCGCAACGTATATCACCGCCACCCGCGATCCAATTGCAATGTGCAAAATGAGGGCGAGTGGTATGTTCGATGCATACGAATTTAGTAAACGTATGAGACGAATCATTGACGGCAATTATTCGTATCGGAAAATCCTTCTCCTCGTTATACTCGTCGGAGGTATTATTCTCTACTGTGGACCATCTTTAGCCAAATGGCTCTATTCGTCCAACACGGTTGAGATTAAAG cCTTTCAGGATCATTGTATAGAAGAAAGACTGGATAACTTTCGTGTCGACGCTGCCGAAtataatttaaatattttgcaCGATCCGCCTCTGGAGACGGAGCACAAATATCTGCCATACATCGGCAATGGTATTTTTGCAATACCGATAAACACGGATGGTCGGttatacataaaaaatcaaaagacgCTGTCTCTCGCGCTTCGTTGGCGACCCCTGGTATCCTATAGCATTTCTCAAGGGAGCCTCCTCAGAGAAACTACCGTCACTCATTTTGTAGATGGAATTGTTCATAGATACCAATGTTTTAGCGACGGTTATTACATTCATTCGCAGTATTATGCGCATAGAGTTTTGGATGGAATATTGGTACAGGATATCAATATTGGCAATCCCTCTAGTCTTTCGCAAGAGATTTTCTTCCAATTGTTAATAAACAAGCACAAGAGCGGTTTCGAGGAATCACCTGTAAA AATTTCAATCGACGACGCTGTTCATGAATTCACAATGGCTTCGGCATTTGTTCCGTCCTCTGAGGCAAATAAAATGATCGCCGTATCAATACTGTACAAGGAACCACCAAAATCCATACAGTTGAAAGCTCGAACTTCAGaaaaattgacttttttcACTAGCATACAGTACAGCGAGCCTTTGGTAGCAAAACTTTATCAGGTTGAACGCACgatgacagaaaaaagatgTATAGAC ATGATGAGACGAGCCCTCttaaaacacgaaaaaagcCTGAGAGATGAACATGTTGATGCTTGGCGCAGCTATTGGCACACCGGACTTAGAATCAGTGATTCTAAAGCAAAAGATTCTCTGAATGGCCACAAAATCAATTCAACCATGTATTACGTGCTCTCCCAAATTCCCAAAAGTTCGACCGATCTTGAAAAAGTTATCGCCAATAATGAAGACTGCTATCGTGGTCATCATACCTT AGAAGCACCCAGATTGTGGGAAGACACCGGTGGAATTGAGGGCGTCAATTCGGTCACGAGAGCTTGGCTTATCACACTTGAGAAACAAGAGTGTCATCGTCTCATGACCGGGGGACCAGCAGCTGTACAACAAGCTATGGTTTTGAGTCTTGGAGGTTTACGATTCAGTAATCAACATTTGGAATTCAACATTGATCCACAGTATTTACATCGCGATTATTTGTTCAG ACGTATAAGTTACGGGAATGTGACGCATTTGAATATTTCCGTGACTGTGGGTGATGACAATCGGGCGATATTGGGAGTTGCCCTGGATCGTAGTGACAGCACTTATTTCGCTTGCGATGCCGGTTGTTTGGACGATCCGGTACCATTGACGCAATCCTATACAAATTTTCCCGTGAAACTTACCAAGCCTCTGACCGCTATACTCTATGTTACATCGGATTATCAACATATGCAAGTTTTACGAAATGTTCTGCACGTTCATGCGGTTGACGAAg CTCCGGCGCATGACCATCATTTGATGGCATTGCACAAACACGGTCATCAGCTTGGTGGGctcccaacttttttttggGTCAGCATATGCTTCTTAATCGTCGTCTTTCATctattccttttcaaaatcatcattACCGAATATTGGGGTCATCAGGATCGCCAACGTACGAGGAACTACAAGATTTGA
- the LOC122412913 gene encoding uncharacterized protein KIAA2013 homolog isoform X2, protein MCKMRASGMFDAYEFSKRMRRIIDGNYSYRKILLLVILVGGIILYCGPSLAKWLYSSNTVEIKAFQDHCIEERLDNFRVDAAEYNLNILHDPPLETEHKYLPYIGNGIFAIPINTDGRLYIKNQKTLSLALRWRPLVSYSISQGSLLRETTVTHFVDGIVHRYQCFSDGYYIHSQYYAHRVLDGILVQDINIGNPSSLSQEIFFQLLINKHKSGFEESPVKISIDDAVHEFTMASAFVPSSEANKMIAVSILYKEPPKSIQLKARTSEKLTFFTSIQYSEPLVAKLYQVERTMTEKRCIDMMRRALLKHEKSLRDEHVDAWRSYWHTGLRISDSKAKDSLNGHKINSTMYYVLSQIPKSSTDLEKVIANNEDCYRGHHTLEAPRLWEDTGGIEGVNSVTRAWLITLEKQECHRLMTGGPAAVQQAMVLSLGGLRFSNQHLEFNIDPQYLHRDYLFRRISYGNVTHLNISVTVGDDNRAILGVALDRSDSTYFACDAGCLDDPVPLTQSYTNFPVKLTKPLTAILYVTSDYQHMQVLRNVLHVHAVDEAPAHDHHLMALHKHGHQLGGLPTFFWVSICFLIVVFHLFLFKIIITEYWGHQDRQRTRNYKI, encoded by the exons ATGTGCAAAATGAGGGCGAGTGGTATGTTCGATGCATACGAATTTAGTAAACGTATGAGACGAATCATTGACGGCAATTATTCGTATCGGAAAATCCTTCTCCTCGTTATACTCGTCGGAGGTATTATTCTCTACTGTGGACCATCTTTAGCCAAATGGCTCTATTCGTCCAACACGGTTGAGATTAAAG cCTTTCAGGATCATTGTATAGAAGAAAGACTGGATAACTTTCGTGTCGACGCTGCCGAAtataatttaaatattttgcaCGATCCGCCTCTGGAGACGGAGCACAAATATCTGCCATACATCGGCAATGGTATTTTTGCAATACCGATAAACACGGATGGTCGGttatacataaaaaatcaaaagacgCTGTCTCTCGCGCTTCGTTGGCGACCCCTGGTATCCTATAGCATTTCTCAAGGGAGCCTCCTCAGAGAAACTACCGTCACTCATTTTGTAGATGGAATTGTTCATAGATACCAATGTTTTAGCGACGGTTATTACATTCATTCGCAGTATTATGCGCATAGAGTTTTGGATGGAATATTGGTACAGGATATCAATATTGGCAATCCCTCTAGTCTTTCGCAAGAGATTTTCTTCCAATTGTTAATAAACAAGCACAAGAGCGGTTTCGAGGAATCACCTGTAAA AATTTCAATCGACGACGCTGTTCATGAATTCACAATGGCTTCGGCATTTGTTCCGTCCTCTGAGGCAAATAAAATGATCGCCGTATCAATACTGTACAAGGAACCACCAAAATCCATACAGTTGAAAGCTCGAACTTCAGaaaaattgacttttttcACTAGCATACAGTACAGCGAGCCTTTGGTAGCAAAACTTTATCAGGTTGAACGCACgatgacagaaaaaagatgTATAGAC ATGATGAGACGAGCCCTCttaaaacacgaaaaaagcCTGAGAGATGAACATGTTGATGCTTGGCGCAGCTATTGGCACACCGGACTTAGAATCAGTGATTCTAAAGCAAAAGATTCTCTGAATGGCCACAAAATCAATTCAACCATGTATTACGTGCTCTCCCAAATTCCCAAAAGTTCGACCGATCTTGAAAAAGTTATCGCCAATAATGAAGACTGCTATCGTGGTCATCATACCTT AGAAGCACCCAGATTGTGGGAAGACACCGGTGGAATTGAGGGCGTCAATTCGGTCACGAGAGCTTGGCTTATCACACTTGAGAAACAAGAGTGTCATCGTCTCATGACCGGGGGACCAGCAGCTGTACAACAAGCTATGGTTTTGAGTCTTGGAGGTTTACGATTCAGTAATCAACATTTGGAATTCAACATTGATCCACAGTATTTACATCGCGATTATTTGTTCAG ACGTATAAGTTACGGGAATGTGACGCATTTGAATATTTCCGTGACTGTGGGTGATGACAATCGGGCGATATTGGGAGTTGCCCTGGATCGTAGTGACAGCACTTATTTCGCTTGCGATGCCGGTTGTTTGGACGATCCGGTACCATTGACGCAATCCTATACAAATTTTCCCGTGAAACTTACCAAGCCTCTGACCGCTATACTCTATGTTACATCGGATTATCAACATATGCAAGTTTTACGAAATGTTCTGCACGTTCATGCGGTTGACGAAg CTCCGGCGCATGACCATCATTTGATGGCATTGCACAAACACGGTCATCAGCTTGGTGGGctcccaacttttttttggGTCAGCATATGCTTCTTAATCGTCGTCTTTCATctattccttttcaaaatcatcattACCGAATATTGGGGTCATCAGGATCGCCAACGTACGAGGAACTACAAGATTTGA